In Cystobacter ferrugineus, the DNA window CGGCGAGGTGCCAGTCACGATCCGCCTCGCCCAGCCCGGCGAGCAGCCGGTGCGCGGCCGCCGCTTCCCACGGCATGCCCAGGGCCCTGGCCGCGCGCGCGGCCTCCTCGAACCTCCGCCGCGCGGCCCGGCGCCGCCCCTCCGCCAACAGTAGCCGGCCCCGGCTCAGGCACGCCGCCGGCCGCGCGGCCGCGCACGCCCGGACTCCCCGCTCCAGCGCCTCGCAGCATCGCCGGGCGAGGTGCTCCAGCGCCGGGGCCTCCCGTTCGTTCCGCTCCCGCGCCGCGAGCCACAGCTCGAGGAACGTCTCCGCCAGGCCGCTGTATCCATCCAAGATGGGAATCGTGACCGGGATGCGGAGCACCTGTTCCGCCCGGGCCTCGGCGAGGGCGCGTGCCCGCTCGGGGTGGCCTTGTCGCAGCCACGCCAGCGCCAGCGCGCCCGGGAGGGACGTCACGGCGTGCTCATCCAGCTCCCGCTCCACTGTCTCCCATTGCCTCGCGGCCTCGGCGACACGTCCCTCTCGCCACAGCACGCGCCCCTGATCCTCTCGCACCCACGCCGCCAGTTGCGTGTCCTCGCGCCGGCGGGCCGAGGCGAGCATTGCCGCCGCCAGCGCCGCCGCCTCGGTCAGCCGCCCCTGGACGATGTGCAGGTTGAGCAGCACCAGGCTCGCCTCATCGGCCTGGCGCAGGTTGCCCAGGCGGGTGAAGCCCGCGATGCTCTCCTTCACCGATTCCTCCGCCTCGGCGAAGCGGCCCGCCTCCAACAGGTAGAGCGACAACGACTGCCTGGACAGTTCCAGGGCGTGGGGATCCTTCGCCTCGCTCGCGAGCGCCCGGCTGGCACGGCTGTAGGCCCTGGCCGCGCCGTGTGACGGCACCGCGCCCATCAACACCGTCAACGACGCGTAGGCCCGCGCCCGGAGGCTCGCCACGCCGGAGCGATCGGCGAAGTTGGCCATCTGGAACACGAGGTAGCCGAGCCTCGGCATGTCCAGCTCGTAGTACGTCAGCAGCCCCAGATCCGAACACGCCTCCGCCGCTTCCTCCCACGTCTCGCGGTCCACGTCTCCCCGCGGCGGGCGCACGAGGCCCATCCTCCCCATCAACTGCCGCGCCGCCCCGCGCAGTGTCCCCATGGCCAGGGCCCCACGCCCCTCGGGCACCGGGTGGCCCAGCAGTTCCAGCGCGCGGTACAGGTGCCGCCGTGCCTCGGGCCGGCCCAGCCACCGCAACGCGCGCCCCAGCCGCCGCTCCCAGCGCGCGCGCCGCGAGGGCTCCACCCGCTCCGGCCCCTCCGCCTCCAGCTCCAGCGCCTTCGTGAAGAAGCCCACTGCCTCGCTCGGCGCGTACGTCGCCAGCGCGTGCTCGCCCGCCTTCTCCAACGCCTCCAGCGCCTTGGAGCGTACGTTCGCGCGGAGCCAGTGGTGGGCCAGCCGCGGGTAGAGCAGCGGCAGTTCCTCCGTGTGCGTGCGCTCGTACCAGCGCGCCACCGCCTCGTGGATCCGCCGCCGCTGCGAGAAGAGCATCAGGTTGTAGGCGACCTCCTGGGTGATGGCGTGCTTGAAGAGGTAGAGCGACTCGGAGGTGTTGCCCACCGGCAGCGCCAGATCCTGCGCCCGCAGGCGCGACAGGTGCGCCGCCAGCCGCTCCCGCTCCTCGGGCAGGGGGTGCACGTCCCCGAGCAGTCGGCTGCCGAAGGTGCGGCCGATGACGCTCGCCGCCTTCAGGGTGAGCTGCTGCACCGTCGTCAGCCGATCGATGCGGCTGGTGATGAGGCCCTCCAGCGTCGAGGGCAGGCCCAGCGCGTCCAGCTTTCCCGCCGCCGGGGCCAGCCGGCACTCGCCATGCTCCACGATCAACAGCCCGTTGTCTCGCAGGGTGTAGGCCAGCTCCTCGCTGTAGAAGGGGTGGCCCTCGGCCTTCTCCAGGATGAAGGCGGCCACTTCCTCCTGGAGCCGCGTCACGCCAAGCCGCGCGCACACCAGCGCGAGGATGTCCCCGTCCGTCATCGCCGACAGCTCCACGCGGCGGGTGGAGGGCAGCCGAAGGAGGAACTCCAGGGCGGGCGGCGGGTTGTCCGCGAGCGGCCGCGTGGACAGCACCAACAACCAGCCCGGGAGATCGCGCGCCACCCTCCGGAGCAGCTCCCACGAGGACGAGTCCAACCACTGGCCGTCCTCGAGGAGGAGCACCGTGGGGCCCGCCTCACCCAGCAGCCGCACCATCAACGACAACTTGGCGTCCGCGCGCGTCTGCTCCCGCAGGTGGCTGGTGCGCTCCGTGTCTGGCAGATCCAACCGCAAGACGGGGTTGAGCAGCGGCGCCAATGCCTCCGCCTCGGGATCCCGGGCCAGCCGGGCCCGCAGCGCCGCGCGCCGATCCTCGGCGGGCGTGGCGGGAGACAGGCCGAGCCACGCGGTGAAGACGGCGCGCCAGGCGTAGTAGACGGTGGCGTTCTCCGCCTCGTCCGCCACGCCGGACAGCACGCGCAGCCCACGCGCCCGGGCGGCGCGCGCCACGTGCGTGAGCAGGCTGGACTTGCCCATGCCCGGCTCTCCCTCCAGGACGAGCATGCCTCCCTGGCCCCGGGCGAAGCCCTCCAACGCCTCGTCGAGGAGCGCGCGTTCCGCGGCACGGCCCACCAGGGCGCGAGGGTCCGCGCGGGGGGCGCGCGTTTCTCCGGAGCCACCGGGGCGGAAGAGGGGCACCGGCTCCGCCACGCCCTTGACCCGTACCGGGGGCAGGCGCTCGACCTGGAGCCGCTCGCTCACCGCCTGGGCCGTGGCCTCGTCGAACAGGATGCCATCCCGGGCCTCCTGCATCAGCCGCGCGGCGAGGTTCACCGTGCGGCCCATCAACGCGTACTCGTACCGGGTGGTGCCGCCGCGCAGCCCGCAACACACCCGTCCGGTGGCGATGCCGATGGCCGCCGTCGACCCCAGCGTCCGCAGCGCCGTGTGCGCCTGGAGCGCCGCCTTCACCGCCCGCGCCGCGTCATCCTCGTGCGCGCAGGTGGGCAGCCCGAAAGCCGCCACCAACACCAGGCCCTTGTCGTCCACCAGGAGCTGGTTGACGCTGCCGCCCATGCCGTAGACGGCCTCCTGCATCGCGCGCACGGCGTCCGACAGCCGTGGCAGCAGCGCGTCCGACGCCTCTTCCGGAAGCCCGTCCAGCCGCAGGAAGAGCACCGTCGCCCGGCGCAGCTCGGCGAGCCACCTGGCGCCCACTTCCAGTGTCGCGCACAGCACCCTCGAGACGAAGGGCCGCAGCGCCGCGTCCGCGCCCCCGGGAAGCGCTGGCAGCGACAGCGCTCGAGGCGCGGGAGCCCGCACCGACTTCACGCGCGCTCCGCCCGAGGGGGCCGCCTCTCCCACCAGGTCCGCTCCCGCGCACCGCCAGGCCGCCGCGGAGACCACCACCTCGCCCGGCGCGGCGGCGTGCCCGGCCTCCCGGAGCTGCACGAAGGGCTCGCCCCGCATCAGCATCTGCCATCGTCCAGAGACGCCTCCCACCACCACCGCCTGGACCTGGCCCGCCCCCACCGCCACCCGCAGGGAGAGCGACAACTCCCGCATGAGGGGCTCGCGCATCGCCCGCTGCAACGCGAGCCCGCACTCCGCCGCCCGGAGCACGGCCTCCGCGAGCGCTCCCTCCGCCTGCCGCGCGGGCCATGACGCCAGCAGCGCGTCCCCGGGAAAGTGGAGGATCTCCCCGCCGTGCGCGGCGACGACCTCCACCAGCGGGCCGAAGAGCTGCTCGAGCAGCCGTGACAACTCCTCCGCGCCCGCCGAGCCCCGCTGGGCCAGGCGCTCGGTGAGCGGCGTGAAGCCGGACACGTCCGCGAGCAGGACGGCGGCGGGGAAACACCTGGACTCGGCTTGCTCCGGCGCCGCGGGATGGCGTGCCGCGCGGCGCACCAGCAACGCCGGCACGCACGGCATGAGCAACTCGGTGGTCTCCATGAACCCATGGAGTACCCCAGGTTGACTCCTGGTGCGCTAGCGGAGAGTGCTCCACGGGGCCCTACCGACTGGTCGTACTCCGTCCTGTAGGGCGGAAGCCGACACCCGGAGGAATACCGGCGAAACGCTCTGCTCGCGATCCACGTCGCGATTCAGCCGTGGGCGAGGATGTTCACCAACTTGCCGAATGGATCTCGCACGAAGAACCGGCGCACGCCCCACGGCTCGTCGCACGGGCCATACTCCACCGGGATTCTTGCCTTCTTCACCCGACGCAGCACCGCGTCCAGGTCGTCCACCTCGATCGACAGGTCTGGCGCCGGTGCACCCGAGCCACCTTCAGAGATGAAACTGATCTGTATCGTCATCTCCTCGTCGGACCCGTAGGTCGCAATCCATCCCATGTCCATGAGGACGTCGAGACCAAGGATTTCCTTGTAGAAGCGAGCGGCCGAAGCCGGTGTTGGGCCCACCACGTTGGCGACGATTCTCTTGACTCGCATGCGCACCTCCTGACCTGTGTTCTACGACGGTGAAGGGCCGGCAGATGTCCCTGGGCTGAGGCTATTCCCCCTGAGCCTGGGACCCGGACAGCAGCCCGCGCTCGTCACGGAAGAGCTCGAACAGATGGTCTCCCACCACCTTCACCCGGGGCACCCGGGCCGAGTCGCGGCGCATCAGTATCCAGACCTCGCGCTCGGGCGGAAGCGGGCCGAACGGGATCCGCACGAGGCCTGGATGGCTCGCGGCCAGGAAACAGGGCAGCAGCACGATGCCATATCCGGCCCGCGCGGCCGCCGCCTGCGCCTGGAGGCTGTTGCTTCGGAAGATGAACCGATGGCTGGGAAAGCGGGACGCCATCCAGGCCGCCTCGGCGGTCTGATTGTCCGCGCCATACCCGACGAGGGGTGGCTGCTCGCGGGAAAGGAGCGCATCGCGCTTTCGAGCGGGCGCGAAGAAGGCATAACCCACCGTGGCGGCTTTCCGGGCCAGCAGGTCGCTGTCGGCGGGCCGACCGAGACGGATCGCGATGTCCGCCTCCGAGCGGGACAGGCTGAGCACCCGCGTCTCGGCGATGAGCTCGACGTCGAGCCCGGGGTGGCGGTCATGGAGCGGTCCCAGCCGGTCCACCAGGAAGCCATGGGCCAGGGAGCGGGACGTGGTGAGCCGCACCGGTCCCTTCGGACCGTCATCGCCCTGGAGACGACGCTGCACCACCAGCGCGGCCTCTTCCATCGCGGTCGCTTGCGCCAACACGGTCGAGCCATCGTCGGTGAGCCTGAAACCGTCTGGCGTCCGAACGAGCAGCGGCCTGCCGAGCCGACGCTCCAGTCCCTCGACACGCCGCGCGATCGTCGAGCGGGCGGTGCCCAGGGCCCGGCTCGCGGCGGCCAGACTGCCGTGCCGGGCCAGGGCCGCGAAGTGGCGGAGGTCGTCCCAATCCAACTGGGGTGTGCGTTTTTCGGCGGGCATGGGGCAAAGGTCGACAGTTTACCGGGACTGCTCTCGTCTCGGATGCTCCCTCCCGCGTCCGAGGTCGGCCACCGCACCGGCGGCACGGCCCACGCACGCCTGACGACAGACGGGAGTTCGAGCCATGACGAGCATACGGGTCGCTTCGGTGCAGTTCCAGCATGTGCCGGGCGACAAGGCCTACAACCTCGAGCGCATCCGGCACTTCGCCGGCCTGGCCTCCGCCAACGGGGTCAAGCTGATCGCCTTTCCGGAGATGTGCGTGACGGGCTACTGGCATGTTCGCCACCTCGATCGGGCGGGCATCTCGGCGCTGGCCGAGCCTGTTGCCTCAGGCCCCTCGGTCGACATCCTCCGCGCGCTGGCTCGCGAACAGGAACTCGTGCTGGGCGTCGGGCTCATCGAAGAGGGCACCGACGGCCGCTTCTACAACGCCTATGTCGTCTGTCTGCCGGATGGGACGGTTCATACCCATCGCAAGCTCCACTCCTTCGAGAGCGAGCACATGGCGAGTGGCGATCGCTATACCGTCTTCGAAACGCCGCTGGGAATCCGGGTCGGGGTGTTGATCTGCTGGGACAACAACCTCGTCGAAAACGCCCGCGCGACAGCGCTCCTCGGTGCGGATGTGCTCATGGCACCGCATCAGACCGGCGGGACGAACTCGCGCAGCCCGCACGCCATGGGGCGGATCGATCCCGAACTCTGGCGGCGAAGAGCGGAAGACCCCCGCGCCATCGAGGCTGAATTCCGCGGGCCGAAGGGACGGGAGTGGCTGATGCGCTGGTTGCCAGCGCGTGCCCACGACAACGGCATGTTCCTCCTGTTCAGCAATGGTGTTGGCCAGGACGACGATGAGGTGCGCACCGGCAACGCGATGATCCTCGACCCCTACGGCCGCATCCTGGCGGAGACCTGGAGGGCGGGTGACGACATGGTGGTAGCGGACCTCGACCTCGGACTGCTGCCGCTGTGCACCGGACGCCGCTGGCTCCGCGGTCGCCGTCCCGAACTGTACGGCATGCTGGCCGAGCACAGGGGAGACGAGCTGGAGCCCCGGCAGGCCCGATTCTCTTCCGAGCCAACGGCGGCACACCATCTTCCGCCATCACTGACACGTCCCACCTGAAGGCGGGCCGGGCGTTGATGCCTCCCTGCCTCCCGGTGGAACCGCCAGCCGGAGGGTGACCCGGTGAGGGAGCCCTGGCCTCTTGTCGGGTGGCGGGAGGCTTCGGACCTTCCTCTCATCACCCGGCTTCGTGCCATGGGGCGCGGGGCCCATCCGAGAGGGAGACGGCCATGGCGGACAACAAGGGACCGGCGGACAAGCGGACGGATAACCCCCAGGCGGACAGGCCCGTGGAGGAGATGGAGCGCGAGGCCCGGCACCAGGACGGCGTGCTGCGCCGGGATGTGGCGGATCAGGACGTGGGGGAGGATCGCATCAAGGAGAAGGGCCTGGGAGGCCGCGGTGCCGACGACTCGAGCGTCAGTGAGCGGCGGGATGCGCCTCCCGTGAGCGACAGCTAACCCTCTTCCACCCGTGTTCAACCACTCAGAGTTCGTAGGGCCCGGATGGCGTTCTAGAAAGAGAGCCGAGGAGGCGAGAGAATCCCTTGATGGACACGGACAGAGGGCGGGAGTCATGACGAGCACCGGGCGCACCCTCGCGGTGCACGTGCACGACGGGTGTGATGTCTACGTGGGCCGGGCCTTCCGCGCGTGGGCCAGACCAGGCCCCCTCAATCCCGTGCCGGGCCGCTTCGGCAACCCCTTCAAACCCGGCGGTGTGGGCACTCCGGGTGCCATGCTGCGCCGCTACTTCGACCTGTGGCTCGCCGCCCTGTCCGAGTCGGAGCGCGAGCACGTCCTCGCCGAGGCCCTGCGCCGCATGGGCCCGGAGGCGGATGCCTTCGAGTCCTACCGCTGGTACCTGGAACTGCGCACCCGGCACGACCCGGCCTTCCTCGCGGACGTGCTCGCCCTGAGGGGCAATCGCCTGGGGTGCTGGTGCAAGCCCGGCCCCTGCCACGCGGACGTGCTCGCCGCGTGGGTGGACGCGCGGCCCCCTGGTCGGCGCTGAGCCCCGCGGCGTCGGAGCCAAGGCCCTCGGCGTCCTGAAATCTGCACCGCCCGCTCCGCCCTGTCTGTACTCGGGAGGGCAGGCCCGGCTCTCGCCACCTCGCCCTGTGTGGCCTCCTCCCTCCCGGTTTACTCACGGATCGAAGATGTCCACACCATCCAGGGAGGACCTTCGCAGCACTTCCCGAGCCCGCGCGGCGACTCGGAATATCCCCATGGACAGGCCCACCGTCTTCATCAGCTACAGCCACGAGGATGAGGCGTGGAAGGAGCGTGTCTCGACCCATCTGACCGTCCTCCACGAGTCCCTGGAAGCCTGGGACGACTCCCACATCGAGCCAGGTGCGGACTGGCGGACGGAACTCGAGCAGGCGATCAGCGGTGCGGGCGCGGCGGTGCTGCTGATCTCGGCCCACTTCCTGAGTTCGAGGTTCATCCTCGAGGAAGAAGTGCCCCGGCTCCTCCAGCGCCGGGCGGACAGCGGGCTTCACCTCATTCCCCTGTTGCTCTCGCCCTGTGACTGGGAGGCCGCCGAGTGGCTTCAGCGGTTGCAGCTTCGCCCCAGGGGGGCTCGAGCCCTGTCGGAGCAGAGCAGGCATGCCATCGATGCGGAACTCGCCTCCCTGGCCAAGGAGCTTCGCCTGCTCACGAGCAGGTCGGTCCAGGATGTCGTTTCCGCGCCGTACCTTCCGCGGCCGGTCGATGTCTCCATCTCCAGGCTGCCCCTCTCCGGGGAGCATCTGTTTGGCCGCGAGCGGGAGCTGGCCCTGCTCGATGGTGCGTGGGCCGATCCGGACACCCACGTCATCAGCCTGGTGGCCTGGGGCGGAGTGGGCAAGTCCAGTCTGGTGAATCAATGGCTGGGAAAACTTGCGATGAACCATTACCGCGGGGCGCACCGGGTCTATGGCTGGTCCTTCTTCAGCCAGGGCCAGCGGGACACGACGGCCCTGGCCGATGACTTCCTGTCCGAGGCGCTCAAGCGCATGGGTGACCCCGCCCCGACCCAGGGAGCGGTCTGGGAGCGCGGTGAGCGGCTGGCCAGGTACATCCAGCAGGAGCGGATGCTGCTCATCCTGGACGGGCTGGAGCCGCTGCAGGCCCAGCCGGGACCCACCTGGGGCCGGCTCAAGGATCCCGGCCTGTCGGTCCTCGTTCGCGAGCTGGCCTTCTTCAACCCCGGGTTGTGCGTCATCACCTCGCGCGTTCGCGTCACCGACATCGATCACTTCCGCAACACCACCGCGCCCGTCATCGAGCTGGAGGGGCTCTCGGAGGCCGCGGGGGCGGAGTTGCTCCAGAGCCTGGGGGTGGGTGGTTCGCAAGAGGAATTGCAACAGGCCTCACGTGAGCTCGGCGGGCACAGCCTGGCCCTCAACCTGCTGGGAACCTACCTCTTCGGCGAGCTGTGCCGGGTGTACACCCTCCTCGGCGAGCCGGCCCGGGCCGTCCAGTACGGCGAGCGCGCCGTCGGGTTGTCGCGAGAGACGGGGGCTGCCTGGCAACACAGCCGCCAGCTCGCCATCCTCGCCTGTGCGCTCACCCAGTGCGGCCGCTCGGCAGAGGCCGAGGAACTCTGCCTGCGCGCCGCCTCCCTGCCACGGGGCGAGGACTGGCTGGTGTTTCTCTTCGGCGACCTCGCGTATTGCGAGCTGCTGCTGGATCAGGGCCGCTCCCAGGAGGTGTTCCTCCGGCTCGGTCCCTATGTGGAATGGGAGCGGTCGTCAGGCAGCCGGCAGCTCGTGGGAACGCTCCAATGGTGCCTGGGCAAAGCCCACCTGCGGCGGAGCGCGGAGGCTCCGGAGTCTCTCGGCCTGGCGCTGGAGTTCCTGAGCGAAGGCATCCTGCTGATGCGCAAGGTGGGGACGCCGATGCTGATAACCCCCGCCTTGACCAGCCGGGCCGCGGTCCACCGGCTGCGGGGCTCGTTCGAGCTGGCGTGGAGAGACCTGCCAGCAGCACCTGGCGCCTGCCTTTCACACCTCACGCAGGCGAACACGTCCATGACCACGTGCCCCCTGGCCGATCCGCCGGGAGGCACCTAGCCCGGATCGATCACAAAGGGAGGGAACACCGCGTAGCGACCGGCCGATAACTGGAGAGTTCTCAAGGCTTTCCACCCATCGGAAGGAGCTACGCGGTGAAAACAGAGCGTAACGCGAAGCAGGTCGAGTTCGACAGCGTGGGAAGGAGGAAACTGGTGGCGGCGTTCGACGGCGAGCACATCTCGTCGGATGGAGGGCTGGCGCTGTTGCACCGAACGGACCAGCGGTTCGAGCTGATGCGGAAGTTCGCCGAGTGCTTCAAGGACTTGAGAAGGCCGGAGTTGATTGAGCACTCGGTGGAAGAACTCGTCCGACAGCGCGTTTTCGGCATCGCGTGCGGCTACGAGGACCTGGTGGACCATGAGACGCTGCGAAACGACCCGCTGCTTGCGGCCGTGGTGGGCAAGTCGGAGCCCCAGAAGCAGCCTTTGGCCAGCCCGAGCACGCTCAACCGGCTGGAGCTGACGCCAGCGGACGCGACGGCCGAGGCCCGCTACCGGAAGGTGGTTTACGACGGCCAGGCCATCGAGAACTTCTTCGTCGATGCGTTCCTGGATGCGCACCGTGAGCCGCTGCGCGAAGTGGTGCTGGACCTCGATGCGACAGACGACCCGATTCACGGCACGCAGGAGGGCCGCTTCTTCCACGGCTACTACGGCAACTACTGCTACCTGCCGCTCTACATCTTCGCTGGCGACTTCCTGCTGTGCGCCAGGCTGCGCACCGCCGACCTCGACGCCGCCGCGGGCTCGCTGGAGGAAGTGCAGCGGCTCGTCTCGCGCATCCGCGCGCGCTGGCCGCAGACGCGCATCCTCCTGCGTGCGGATTCCGGCTTCGCCCGGGATGAACTCATGACCTGGTGCGAGCAGAACGGCATCGACTTCGTGTTCGGTCTGGCTCGAAACGCCCGGCTGGAAGCCATGATAAGCGGGGACCTGAAGCTGGTGCGCGCTGTCTCCCGCGAAGAGCGTAAAGGCGCTCCGGTGCGGGCGTACCGGGAACTTCGCTACCGCACCCTGGAGTCCTGGACGCGCGAACGCCGCGTTGTCGCGAAGGCCGAGTGGCTCGGGGACAAATTCAACCCGCGCTTCGTGGTGACTTCTTTGCGCCCCCAGGAGCATGAGGCCCGGGCTCTGTACGAGCAGCTCTACTGCGCCCGCGGCGACATGGAGAACCGAATCAAGGAGCAGCAGTTGGACCTCTTCGCCGACAGGACCAGCGCCCACTCCCTGCGCGCCAACCAGCTGCGCCTCTGGTTTGCCTCCGCCGCGTACGTCCTGCTGAACCTGCTGCGCCACTTCGGCCTACGCGGCACCGAGATGGAGCGGGCGCAGGCGGGCACCATCCGGTTGAAGCTGCTCAAGGTTGCCGCCATCGTCCGCGTCAGCGTCCGCCGCGTCGTGCTCTCGCTCAGCGCGGCTGCGCCGGTGAAGGACCTCTTCGCGCGCATCGCCCAACAGCTCCACGAAGTCCCAACTCCCTCCTGACGCCTCGCAGCTCTTTGACAACCTCGACGGGCCTGAACGCCGGCTGGTGCAGGCCACTGTCATGCCCGCAGCTCGCTGCCGCGTGTCCATTCGCCACGCGCCGCGCGCAGACGCCGCCAATTGATGCCTGGCCACCCGGCGCGGGCCTTCGTGTGACCGATCCGGGCTAGGCCCGCCAGCGCGGGCCGGCGCCCAGCGCGTCTCGAGCGGCTCCTTGCTGCCCGCCCAGCGTCCGCGCGCGTCCAGCGGCTGGAGCTTCGCGAAGGACTCTCGCGCCAGGGCGTCCTGGTCCTGGTCGATGAGCTCATAGAAGTACTGGACGCCTCCGCGCTCCTGGATTGCGAAGGTACATCCCCGCATCCTCGAGGACCGTGCGGGTGCCGCCGGGGTTCGTGTCCTCGTCGTACTCGTCGCACAGCCCCTTGGGGTACACGCCGGCCCTGGCCGCGCTCCCAGCAGGTGCGCGGCAGGGGCCTGGCTCTCTGGGCTGGGGCGGCTCGAGCCTCAACACCACGCGGCCCGAGGGGGCTGGCGCGCCGCGGCCCGCCTCGCACCTGCCGGGGGCTGGCCCAGGTGCTCCAGAATCGCGCGCACCCCTCCCGCTTCCTTCACGTACGCCAGCACCCACTCCTCG includes these proteins:
- a CDS encoding AAA family ATPase, with product METTELLMPCVPALLVRRAARHPAAPEQAESRCFPAAVLLADVSGFTPLTERLAQRGSAGAEELSRLLEQLFGPLVEVVAAHGGEILHFPGDALLASWPARQAEGALAEAVLRAAECGLALQRAMREPLMRELSLSLRVAVGAGQVQAVVVGGVSGRWQMLMRGEPFVQLREAGHAAAPGEVVVSAAAWRCAGADLVGEAAPSGGARVKSVRAPAPRALSLPALPGGADAALRPFVSRVLCATLEVGARWLAELRRATVLFLRLDGLPEEASDALLPRLSDAVRAMQEAVYGMGGSVNQLLVDDKGLVLVAAFGLPTCAHEDDAARAVKAALQAHTALRTLGSTAAIGIATGRVCCGLRGGTTRYEYALMGRTVNLAARLMQEARDGILFDEATAQAVSERLQVERLPPVRVKGVAEPVPLFRPGGSGETRAPRADPRALVGRAAERALLDEALEGFARGQGGMLVLEGEPGMGKSSLLTHVARAARARGLRVLSGVADEAENATVYYAWRAVFTAWLGLSPATPAEDRRAALRARLARDPEAEALAPLLNPVLRLDLPDTERTSHLREQTRADAKLSLMVRLLGEAGPTVLLLEDGQWLDSSSWELLRRVARDLPGWLLVLSTRPLADNPPPALEFLLRLPSTRRVELSAMTDGDILALVCARLGVTRLQEEVAAFILEKAEGHPFYSEELAYTLRDNGLLIVEHGECRLAPAAGKLDALGLPSTLEGLITSRIDRLTTVQQLTLKAASVIGRTFGSRLLGDVHPLPEERERLAAHLSRLRAQDLALPVGNTSESLYLFKHAITQEVAYNLMLFSQRRRIHEAVARWYERTHTEELPLLYPRLAHHWLRANVRSKALEALEKAGEHALATYAPSEAVGFFTKALELEAEGPERVEPSRRARWERRLGRALRWLGRPEARRHLYRALELLGHPVPEGRGALAMGTLRGAARQLMGRMGLVRPPRGDVDRETWEEAAEACSDLGLLTYYELDMPRLGYLVFQMANFADRSGVASLRARAYASLTVLMGAVPSHGAARAYSRASRALASEAKDPHALELSRQSLSLYLLEAGRFAEAEESVKESIAGFTRLGNLRQADEASLVLLNLHIVQGRLTEAAALAAAMLASARRREDTQLAAWVREDQGRVLWREGRVAEAARQWETVERELDEHAVTSLPGALALAWLRQGHPERARALAEARAEQVLRIPVTIPILDGYSGLAETFLELWLAARERNEREAPALEHLARRCCEALERGVRACAAARPAACLSRGRLLLAEGRRRAARRRFEEAARAARALGMPWEAAAAHRLLAGLGEADRDWHLAESQRLMPG
- a CDS encoding VOC family protein produces the protein MRVKRIVANVVGPTPASAARFYKEILGLDVLMDMGWIATYGSDEEMTIQISFISEGGSGAPAPDLSIEVDDLDAVLRRVKKARIPVEYGPCDEPWGVRRFFVRDPFGKLVNILAHG
- a CDS encoding LysR family transcriptional regulator, giving the protein MPAEKRTPQLDWDDLRHFAALARHGSLAAASRALGTARSTIARRVEGLERRLGRPLLVRTPDGFRLTDDGSTVLAQATAMEEAALVVQRRLQGDDGPKGPVRLTTSRSLAHGFLVDRLGPLHDRHPGLDVELIAETRVLSLSRSEADIAIRLGRPADSDLLARKAATVGYAFFAPARKRDALLSREQPPLVGYGADNQTAEAAWMASRFPSHRFIFRSNSLQAQAAAARAGYGIVLLPCFLAASHPGLVRIPFGPLPPEREVWILMRRDSARVPRVKVVGDHLFELFRDERGLLSGSQAQGE
- a CDS encoding nitrilase family protein yields the protein MTSIRVASVQFQHVPGDKAYNLERIRHFAGLASANGVKLIAFPEMCVTGYWHVRHLDRAGISALAEPVASGPSVDILRALAREQELVLGVGLIEEGTDGRFYNAYVVCLPDGTVHTHRKLHSFESEHMASGDRYTVFETPLGIRVGVLICWDNNLVENARATALLGADVLMAPHQTGGTNSRSPHAMGRIDPELWRRRAEDPRAIEAEFRGPKGREWLMRWLPARAHDNGMFLLFSNGVGQDDDEVRTGNAMILDPYGRILAETWRAGDDMVVADLDLGLLPLCTGRRWLRGRRPELYGMLAEHRGDELEPRQARFSSEPTAAHHLPPSLTRPT
- a CDS encoding DUF4326 domain-containing protein; translation: MTSTGRTLAVHVHDGCDVYVGRAFRAWARPGPLNPVPGRFGNPFKPGGVGTPGAMLRRYFDLWLAALSESEREHVLAEALRRMGPEADAFESYRWYLELRTRHDPAFLADVLALRGNRLGCWCKPGPCHADVLAAWVDARPPGRR
- a CDS encoding TIR domain-containing protein, whose protein sequence is MDRPTVFISYSHEDEAWKERVSTHLTVLHESLEAWDDSHIEPGADWRTELEQAISGAGAAVLLISAHFLSSRFILEEEVPRLLQRRADSGLHLIPLLLSPCDWEAAEWLQRLQLRPRGARALSEQSRHAIDAELASLAKELRLLTSRSVQDVVSAPYLPRPVDVSISRLPLSGEHLFGRERELALLDGAWADPDTHVISLVAWGGVGKSSLVNQWLGKLAMNHYRGAHRVYGWSFFSQGQRDTTALADDFLSEALKRMGDPAPTQGAVWERGERLARYIQQERMLLILDGLEPLQAQPGPTWGRLKDPGLSVLVRELAFFNPGLCVITSRVRVTDIDHFRNTTAPVIELEGLSEAAGAELLQSLGVGGSQEELQQASRELGGHSLALNLLGTYLFGELCRVYTLLGEPARAVQYGERAVGLSRETGAAWQHSRQLAILACALTQCGRSAEAEELCLRAASLPRGEDWLVFLFGDLAYCELLLDQGRSQEVFLRLGPYVEWERSSGSRQLVGTLQWCLGKAHLRRSAEAPESLGLALEFLSEGILLMRKVGTPMLITPALTSRAAVHRLRGSFELAWRDLPAAPGACLSHLTQANTSMTTCPLADPPGGT
- a CDS encoding IS1380 family transposase gives rise to the protein MKTERNAKQVEFDSVGRRKLVAAFDGEHISSDGGLALLHRTDQRFELMRKFAECFKDLRRPELIEHSVEELVRQRVFGIACGYEDLVDHETLRNDPLLAAVVGKSEPQKQPLASPSTLNRLELTPADATAEARYRKVVYDGQAIENFFVDAFLDAHREPLREVVLDLDATDDPIHGTQEGRFFHGYYGNYCYLPLYIFAGDFLLCARLRTADLDAAAGSLEEVQRLVSRIRARWPQTRILLRADSGFARDELMTWCEQNGIDFVFGLARNARLEAMISGDLKLVRAVSREERKGAPVRAYRELRYRTLESWTRERRVVAKAEWLGDKFNPRFVVTSLRPQEHEARALYEQLYCARGDMENRIKEQQLDLFADRTSAHSLRANQLRLWFASAAYVLLNLLRHFGLRGTEMERAQAGTIRLKLLKVAAIVRVSVRRVVLSLSAAAPVKDLFARIAQQLHEVPTPS